One stretch of Daphnia pulicaria isolate SC F1-1A chromosome 8, SC_F0-13Bv2, whole genome shotgun sequence DNA includes these proteins:
- the LOC124311955 gene encoding O-acyltransferase like protein-like, translated as MSTSRLFPSLLEDQVSHCLLLISLFLSPVIDGLSFTTNFKSESDERFIYSSVPTASAASNASKTCLQHTEEYLTAIRSRLPWAVKMYESSGRLVEDLIYMEGSEILHHEPGLFDECLSVEFDGIPFQGQYCTVFFGLKLIDQINGNQKYISNTPREDENNGRVEPIENFYFFQRPSVGFCLPSTCNAVDLTSAVSQHVGHRTIKGTNYSIVTIANENYCYTQEKTVLRRMTFDNLTITVTFAFCLLGITVATATVHDNWKGNDSRQSFAIQLLYCFSARKNFKTLFSTEDAKDNLSCVNGIRVLSTCWIVLIHVGGAFTLPRLIYNRQMAVEKTLQLRYQFITNGLFAVDTFFLLSGLLVAFVENIQGYSSHMRHPY; from the exons ATGTCGACTAGTCGACTGTTTCCGTCGTTACTGGAAGACCAAGTAAGCCATTGCTTACTTTTAATTAGTTTATTTCTATCGCCGGTAATCGATGGCCTCAGTTTCACGACAAATTTTAAATCGGAATCCGACGAGCGGTTTATTTACTCGAGTGTTCCAACCGCATCTGCTGCTTCAAATGCAAGTAAAACATGTCTGCAACATACAGAAGAATACCTAACGGCGATACGTAGTCGACTTCCATGGGCAGTCAAAA TGTACGAGTCCTCCGGGAGACTGGTGGAAGATTTGATTTACATGGAAGGAAGCGAAATCCTTCACCACGAACCAGGATTGTTTGATGAATGTCTATCGGTTGAATTCGATGGAATTCCTTTCCAAGGTCAATATTGCACCGTCTTCTTTGGACTGAAATTAATTGATCAAATAAACGGCAATCAAAAATACATTTCTAACACGCCAAGGGAAGATGAGAACAATGGACGAGTCGAACCAATCGaaaatttctacttttttcaaagGCCCAGTGTTGGTTTCTGCCTACCTTCGACCTGCAATGCAGTCGATTTAACATCTGCAGTTTCCCAACATGTTGGGCATCGCACTATCAAAGGAACAAATTATTCTATAGTCACCATCGCCAACGAGAATTACTGTTACACTCAAGAGAAAACTGTTTTAAGAAGGATGACGTTTGATAACCTAACTATCACCGTTAC GTTCGCATTTTGTCTTTTGGGCATTACAGTCGCAACGGCGACAGTTCACGATAACTGGAAAGGAAACGATTCCCGACAATCGTTCGCTATTCAGTTGCTTTACTGTTTTTCCGCTAGGAAAAACTTCAAAACTTTATTCTCGACTGAAGATGCAAAAGATAACTTATCGTGTGTAAACGGGATACGAGTTTTGTCAACTTGCTGGATTGTTCTAATCCATGTTGGCGGTGCGTTTACGTTACCAAGATTAATATACAACCGACAAATGGCTGTTGAG AAAACATTACAGCTGCGTTATCAGTTCATAACAAATGGATTGTTCGCAGTTGATACTTTCTTTTTACTGAGTGGCCTCCTAGTTGCATTTGTTGAGAATATACAAGGTTATTCGAGTCACATGAGGCATCCGTATTAA
- the LOC124311338 gene encoding nose resistant to fluoxetine protein 6-like, whose translation MYINNYVKPVRNWWTNPEMPSQETWYLACDMQMFLISPLFIYPIWRWKRAGIIWAAFSLLVMLGISTIVFVVHDLPATIFWFRPSDVKKIDVYADKHYSETFARMPPYLIGILVGWLLYKNKDKTIHINKFLVAAGWIIATLLGLIVTYGMFPYLDEATVPVIDPFIRVSYGVLNHSAWAITIGWIIFACTHGYGGFVHRFLSWKLFIPLSRLSYSVYLTHLIYTFAYISHLRKPYYFTEISGAMNFAGILVISFLLAFVVSVAVEMPFVNLDKLLFAGDSKSLQKGKKKT comes from the exons ATGTACATCAATAACTATGTGAAACCAGTAAGAAACTGGTGGACAAATCCTGAAATGCCTTCACAAGAGACTTGGTATCTTGCCTGCGACATGCAAATGTTCTTGATCAGTCCGCTCTTCATTTATCCAATTTGGCGCTGGAAGAGGGCCGGAATCATTTGGGCAGCGTTCAGCCTTTTAGTTATGTTGGGAATCTCCacgattgtttttgttgttcatGATCTACCGGCAACAATCTTTTGGTTCAGACC ATCTgacgttaaaaaaattgatgtcTACGCGGATAAACATTACTCGGAAACATTTGCACGGATGCCTCCATACCTGATAGGAATTCTAGTAGGGTGGCTACTCTACAAGAACAAGGATAAAACAATCCACATCAATAAA TTTTTGGTAGCTGCAGGTTGGATCATAGCTACACTATTGGGATTAATTGTAACTTACGGAATGTTTCCTTATCTGGATGAGGCCACAGTTCCAGTCATCGACCCGTTTATTCGGGTTTCCTACGGAGTTTTGAATCACTCGGCTTGGGCGATTACCATCGGTTGGATCATATTCGCCTGCACTCACGGATATGGAG GTTTCGTCCACCGATTCCTGTCTTGGAAATTGTTCATTCCGTTAAGCCGGTTGAGCTATTCGGTTTACTTGACTCACCTCATTTACACGTTTGCTTACATATCTCACCTGCGCAAGCCTTACTACTTTACTGAAATTTCTGGAGCTATGAATTTTGCCGGCATTTTGGTGATCTCGTTCCTTTTGGCGTTTGTCGTTTCTGTCGCCGTGGAAATGCCGTTCGTCAATTTGGATAAACTTCTTTTCGCAGGCGATTCCAAGTCTCTACAAA aaggaaagaaaaaaacataa
- the LOC124310912 gene encoding verrucotoxin subunit beta-like — translation MSADISKRILHLHAFGCNNFKLGTLYDAHTDEVVPTEFSLWKQNDLKKPDVTHNTQTHCTVIASDKLSEKLKRLEVGGSLQISILSGLIDLKGPANFLKRKPKTLLESVVHVRCHHYTVVKSLTTEQLSKGKARYVDISTRAGYSDSATHVITKIQYGSESTFTFRKRIHPAQVKQTIDGHLTACASNVVNALLGKTLLDDPNIDSPEIVECHFEGDFILPENVATPTTYRETLVFASQFREILSRSMAKSIENEPLGIPCLVSLFPLVNLSGVECVPRLRQEISNTVASRCVRLMEDYDDMEDEIETLLKNQLVAELSPLFEKLRVFQQLFDAFRADLKAKLRDMLINIRSGFDDVASLGQLLNRFYNQQFPFNPRRLGLWLKEKHEELCMVKRFRDQLSAEKLHRERILIFPSEALQREQMATCTVRETFHFVFTSLARPDTLLAHLENPTFDADEIEDESNTSRWYRDHQVVEQMEHEALNFTAFIKSKMDDKSVAFALTAPDVNDETCSTGSSIFAYRRGILIRKNAVQILSSWMKMQVFANRIAKVLKATVTEAFIQEMIEKTCSEIKRERWLHDARFMHNYMDVRLAEWLKSAKWNQEIIPKIVHLIGSPKEFYKKVLEKLIAKTVKNVDEAWNAFVNTLKRAIQKAALATDPSADVNVTRAQKFVDQLRIKFSQCGLSNSAALESAFQIDCSGEYDDLNSKGDVSFNEIWSCELIKVLDKQRRPINLDIENSLENFERKGCTTYVVDYTTFSRKVIEYMKSSPFSKFGESARPRCDACCPICKALCIEATNHDTRITPHNAIHQPAGIVGVTYRGDPDGLRNLPEQIPNSLIPTTCSQRYALNRSFYLNGDELYHFRDFAKVFPGWKEPLINEGLPLREYIFATYNKEIAKVYHKVPCCEIPRNYFRDFWDVEEQLKMDPQMMSITTVNLSEIFY, via the exons TTTACATTTGCATGCTTTTGGCTGCAATAATTTTAAGTTGGGAACCCTTTATGACGCCCACACTGATGAAGTCGTGCCAACAG AGTTCTCCCTGTGGAAGCAAAATGATTTGAAGAAACCAGATGTCACCCACAACACCCAGACTCATTGTACAGTAATTGCTTCGGACAAACTGAGTGAGAAACTGAAAAGGCTCGAGGTGGGAGGCTCACTTCAAATCAGCATCCTTTCAGGCTTGATCGACCTCAAAGGACCAGCCAATTTCcttaaaagaaaaccaaaaactcTGCTTGAATCAGTCGTTCACGTTCGATGCCATCACTACACTGTAGTCAAATCGCTGACCACCGAGCAATTGTCCAAAGGCAAAGCTCGTTATGTGGATATCAGCACAAGGGCAGGGTACAGCGATTCGGCCACCCACGTCATCACGAAAATTCAGTACGGATCCGAGTCCACCTTCACCTTCCGGAAACGCATCCACCCAGCACAAGTTAAACAAACAATCGATGGCCATTTGACTGCATGTGCCAGTAATGTAGTCAATGCACTGCTAGGGAAAACGCTGTTGGACGATCCAAACATCGACAGTCCGGAGATTGTCGAGTGCCATTTCGAAGGCGATTTCATACTTCCAGAGAATGTTGCTACCCCAACTACCTACAGAGAAACTCTTGTATTTGCCAGCCAATTTCGTGAAATCTTATCCCGGTCGATGGCCAAATCTATTGAAAACGAACCACTTGGTATCCCTTGTCTCGTTTCCCTCTTCCCGTTGGTGAACCTGTCAGGAGTCGAATGTGTGCCGAGACTCCGACAAGAAATCAGCAACACCGTGGCGTCCAGATGCGTTCGACTGATGGAAGACTATGATGATATGGAAGATGAAATCGAAACCTTGCTCAAAAATCAACTCGTGGCAGAACTGAGTCCTCTATTCGAGAAACTGCGAGTCTTCCAACAACTTTTCGATGCGTTTCGCGCCGACTTGAAGGCGAAATTGAGAGATATGCTCATCAATATCCGCAGCGGCTTTGATGACGTCGCCTCTTTGGGTCAGCTGTTGAATCGTTTCTATAACCAGCAATTCCCATTCAATCCCCGTCGCCTTGGCTTGTGGCtcaaagaaaaacacgaaGAACTCTGCATGGTCAAAAGGTTTCGAGATCAACTTAGCGCCGAAAAACTGCATCGAGAGCGAATTCTTATCTTTCCCAGCGAAGCGTTGCAGCGTGAGCAAATGGCCACTTGCACTGTGCGAGAGACATTCCACTTTGTCTTCACTTCTTTGGCACGACCAGACACTCTTCTTGCACACCTGGAAAATCCAACTTTTGATGCGGATGAAATCGAGGATGAAAGCAACACGTCACGATGGTACAGAGACCACCAGGTAGTTGAGCAAATGGAGCACGAAGCCTTGAATTTCACGGCTTTCATCAAATCCAAAATGGACGACAAAAGCGTCGCTTTCGCATTGACAGCCCCCGATGTGAACGACGAGACGTGCTCCACTGGGTCGTCCATTTTCGCTTACCGGAGAGGAATCTTGATCCGGAAAAATGCCGTTCAAATTCTCAGCTCCTGGATGAAGATGCAGGTGTTCGCCAACAGGATTGCCAAAGTGTTGAAGGCGACTGTCACGGAAGCCTTCATCCAGGAGATGATTGAAAAAACGTGCAGTGAAATCAAGCGCGAAAGGTGGTTGCACGACGCCAGATTCATGCACAACTACATGGATGTTCGCCTTGCCGAATGGCTGAAGTCTGCAAAATGGAACCAGGAGATCATCCCGAAAATTGTGCATCTGATTGGTTCTCCGAAAGAGTTTTACAAAAAAGTGCTTGAGAAACTAATCGCTAAGACAGTGAAAAACGTTGATGAGGCGTGGAATGCTTTCGTCAACACTTTGAAACGGGCCATTCAAAAAGCGGCCTTAGCGACTGATCCTTCAGCAGACGTCAACGTCACGAGAGCTCAGAAATTTGTGGACCAGTTGCGAATCAAGTTTTCCCAATGTGGTCTCTCCAACTCAGCTGCACTAGAATCAGCATTCCAAATCGATTGCAGTGGGGAATACGACGACTTGAATAGCAAAGGAGATGTGTCATTCAACGAAATCTGGTCTTGTGAATTGATCAAAGTCTTGGACAAACAACGTCGTCCAATCAACTTGGATATCGAGAATTCGTTAGAAAACTTCGAACGGAAAGGCTGCACCACTTATGTTGTCGATTACACCACGTTCAGCCGAAAAGTCATTGAATACATGAAATCCTCGCCATTTTCGAAATTCGGCGAGTCGGCTCGTCCACGTTGTGATGCATGCTGTCCCATTTGCAAGGCGCTGTGCATCGAGGCGACCAATCATGACACCAGGATCACTCCGCACAACGCCATTCATCAACCAGCCGGAATCGTCGGAGTCACGTACCGTGGGGATCCCGACGGGCTCAGAAATTTACCCGAACAAATACCTAATTCGTTGATACCCACAACTTGCAGTCAGCGCTACGCACTCAATCGATCATTTTACTTGAACGGCGACGAGCTATACCACTTCAGAGACTTTGCTAAGGTTTTTCCTGGGTGGAAGGAACCTCTGATCAACGAAGGTTTGCCTCTCCGAGAATATATTTTCGCCACTTACAACAAAGAAATAGCCAAAGTGTACCACAAGGTGCCGTGTTGCGAAATTCCTCGGAATTATTTTCGAGATTTTTGGGACGTCGAAGAGCAGCTTAAAATGGACCCGCAGATGATGTCAATTACGACTGTTAATTTAtccgaaattttttattaa